One part of the Lapillicoccus jejuensis genome encodes these proteins:
- a CDS encoding VOC family protein, whose protein sequence is MGAPYGVVPEAAQRVLEVVARIPEGKVATYGDVGALVGRGPRWPGNVLGRYGADVPWWRVVRAGGWPPQGHEEVALEHYRAEGTPLVRGTLDGLRVDLARARWEPTDDDARPERPSAGARGSLHHVEVWVGDLTQARRSLGWLLGELGYRRTDRWPQDGSVGESWELGATYVVLEAGSDVTGPHDRRRAGVNHLAFHAGSRADVDRLVRAAPAHGWSLMYVDRHPFAGGPGHYAAYLEDAAGFEVELVAG, encoded by the coding sequence ATGGGGGCGCCGTACGGCGTCGTGCCGGAGGCGGCCCAGCGCGTCCTCGAGGTCGTCGCGCGCATCCCGGAGGGGAAGGTCGCGACGTACGGCGACGTCGGGGCGCTCGTCGGGCGCGGGCCGCGCTGGCCCGGCAACGTCCTGGGCCGGTACGGCGCCGACGTGCCCTGGTGGCGGGTCGTGCGCGCCGGCGGGTGGCCGCCGCAGGGGCACGAGGAGGTGGCGCTGGAGCACTACCGCGCCGAGGGCACGCCGCTCGTGCGCGGCACCCTGGACGGGCTGCGCGTCGACCTGGCCCGGGCGCGCTGGGAGCCGACCGACGACGACGCCCGGCCCGAGCGGCCGTCCGCGGGCGCGCGCGGGTCGCTGCACCACGTCGAGGTGTGGGTGGGCGACCTGACGCAGGCGCGCCGCTCGCTCGGGTGGCTGCTGGGCGAGCTCGGCTACCGCCGCACCGACCGCTGGCCGCAGGACGGGTCGGTGGGGGAGAGCTGGGAGCTCGGGGCGACGTACGTCGTCCTCGAGGCCGGGTCCGACGTCACCGGGCCGCACGACCGGCGCCGCGCCGGGGTCAACCACCTGGCCTTCCACGCCGGCTCGCGCGCCGACGTCGACCGGCTCGTGCGCGCCGCGCCGGCGCACGGCTGGTCGCTGATGTACGTCGACCGGCACCCGTTCGCGGGCGGACCGGGGCACTACGCGGCCTACCTCGAGGACGCCGCAGGCTTCGAGGTCGAGCTCGTCGCGGGCTGA
- a CDS encoding TMEM175 family protein, whose amino-acid sequence MTGGSTPRPGHSVTQEGARSAAERLVFFSDAVVAIALTLLAIELPVPRGATGSALLDSLGEGFPEYLAFGISFAVIFLLWNGHHRLYRYLTDAPPALVRWNGLWLFSIVLIPFVTKVLTEGSSDEPSFPYRFGLYAVVQVLSGVATLMAARVMGREGVVDLEAPGDLLAHSRRRTFAFLVPFALSIPLAFVLHAWAYVVWGLGPWLTATVLRALARRRARS is encoded by the coding sequence ATGACAGGGGGGAGCACACCGCGCCCGGGGCACTCGGTGACGCAGGAGGGCGCCCGCAGCGCGGCGGAGCGGCTGGTCTTCTTCTCGGACGCCGTCGTCGCGATCGCGCTGACCCTGCTGGCCATCGAGCTGCCGGTCCCACGGGGCGCGACCGGGTCGGCGCTGCTCGACTCGCTGGGGGAGGGGTTCCCCGAGTACCTCGCCTTCGGGATCAGCTTCGCGGTGATCTTCCTGCTGTGGAACGGACACCACCGGCTCTACCGCTACCTGACCGACGCGCCGCCGGCCCTCGTGCGCTGGAACGGCCTGTGGCTCTTCTCGATCGTGCTCATCCCCTTCGTCACCAAGGTGCTCACCGAGGGCTCGTCTGACGAGCCGTCCTTCCCCTACCGTTTCGGTCTGTACGCCGTCGTGCAGGTCCTCTCCGGCGTCGCGACCCTCATGGCCGCCCGGGTCATGGGCCGTGAAGGGGTCGTCGACCTCGAGGCGCCCGGGGACCTGCTCGCGCACAGCCGCCGGCGCACGTTCGCCTTCCTCGTCCCCTTCGCGTTGTCCATCCCGCTCGCCTTCGTCCTGCACGCGTGGGCGTACGTCGTCTGGGGCCTGGGACCCTGGCTGACCGCGACCGTGCTGCGCGCTCTGGCCCGCCGACGGGCCCGCTCGTGA
- a CDS encoding GTP pyrophosphokinase, translating into MTDRPASPDERRPPFDEVARAAVAEYAAARPALIATGEAWTALVRRILDEAGINYLSVDGRTKSVTSYAGKAARLRAQGAPDPAAEITDAVGVRVITYLHRDVAAVAGLVAEQLDVVDDRDLGLETASQGRFGYASRHLRVQADEGVAGEPSYDVLARHPLSLQIRTVLQHAWAEFEHDIRYKGTVPAAQVPDLDRRFTLAAGLLELADREFSTIRDRLQEAVRDTRADGADDDPRVDPSDLAAFLIGRYPEAGWSRTDHYAWMAGLVLELGLASLEELDHALAPVDEAAVTTAMGYKYPAGAVRRLDDALLARYGERYVALRGNAHRVDLLAARLERLRGGAVTPA; encoded by the coding sequence GTGACCGACCGTCCCGCCAGCCCCGACGAGCGCCGCCCGCCCTTCGACGAGGTGGCCCGCGCCGCCGTCGCCGAGTACGCGGCCGCGCGCCCGGCGCTCATCGCGACCGGCGAGGCGTGGACCGCGCTGGTGCGGCGGATCCTCGACGAGGCCGGCATCAACTACCTCTCGGTCGACGGGCGGACCAAGTCGGTGACGTCGTACGCGGGGAAGGCGGCCCGGCTGCGGGCGCAGGGCGCCCCGGACCCGGCCGCGGAGATCACCGACGCGGTGGGGGTGCGGGTCATCACCTACCTGCACCGCGACGTCGCCGCCGTCGCCGGGCTCGTGGCCGAGCAGCTCGACGTCGTCGACGACCGCGACCTCGGGCTCGAGACGGCCAGCCAGGGCCGCTTCGGCTACGCCAGCCGGCACCTGCGGGTGCAGGCGGACGAGGGCGTCGCCGGCGAGCCGTCGTACGACGTCCTGGCCCGGCACCCCCTCTCGCTGCAGATCCGCACCGTGCTCCAGCACGCGTGGGCCGAGTTCGAGCACGACATCCGCTACAAGGGCACCGTGCCCGCGGCGCAGGTGCCCGACCTGGACCGACGCTTCACCCTGGCGGCGGGCCTGCTCGAGCTGGCCGACCGGGAGTTCTCGACCATCCGCGACCGGCTCCAGGAGGCCGTGCGCGACACCCGGGCGGACGGCGCCGACGACGACCCGCGGGTCGACCCCTCGGACCTCGCCGCCTTCCTCATCGGCCGCTACCCGGAGGCGGGCTGGTCGAGGACGGACCACTACGCGTGGATGGCCGGGCTGGTCCTCGAGCTGGGGCTGGCCTCGCTCGAGGAGCTCGACCACGCGCTGGCGCCGGTCGACGAGGCGGCCGTCACGACGGCGATGGGCTACAAGTACCCGGCCGGCGCGGTCCGGCGGCTGGACGACGCGCTGCTGGCGCGGTACGGCGAGCGGTACGTCGCCCTGCGCGGCAACGCGCACCGCGTGGACCTGCTCGCCGCGCGCCTCGAGCGGCTGCGCGGGGGCGCTGTCACCCCTGCGTGA
- a CDS encoding DEAD/DEAH box helicase, whose translation MTDLTEATDQTDVAEAADAPQGAAVPAPEPTFADFPVHPDIVAALAEHGIVTPFPIQAMTLPVALGGHDIIGQAKTGTGKTLGFGVPLLQRVVSPADEGFDALPAPGKPQALVVAPTRELAVQVSGDLERAGAKRGIRVLTVYGGRAYEPQIEALKNGVEVVVGTPGRLIDLAKQKYLDLSRARTVVLDEADEMLDLGFLPDVETLMAQTSPQRQTMLFSATMPGAIVALARRYMSQPTHIRAMGDDQENAHTVKAVTQHVYRAHALDKVEMLARILQADGRGLALVFTRTKRTAAKVAEELTERGYAAAAIHGDLGQGAREQALRAFRNGKVDVLVATDVAARGIDVDNVTHVVNYQCPEDEKTYVHRIGRTARAGNTGTAVTFVDWDDMPRWGLINRQLDLGIPEPVETYSSSEHLYTDLSIPADAKGRLRRSEQTRAGLDAEELEDLGETGKGAGRRGPSARGGRGERTERSEPSERPQRAPRERSRRRTTRVDGAVLAEGGEAGEVTAQSAPRTDGVDAEGGSGDAPKRRRRRGGRGRSGKGAGEAAAPAEG comes from the coding sequence ATGACCGACCTCACCGAGGCCACCGACCAGACCGACGTGGCCGAGGCCGCCGACGCCCCCCAGGGCGCGGCCGTGCCGGCGCCCGAGCCCACCTTCGCGGACTTCCCCGTCCACCCCGACATCGTCGCCGCGCTCGCCGAGCACGGCATCGTCACCCCGTTCCCCATCCAGGCGATGACCCTGCCGGTCGCGCTCGGCGGCCACGACATCATCGGCCAGGCCAAGACCGGCACCGGCAAGACGCTGGGGTTCGGCGTGCCGCTGCTGCAGCGCGTCGTCAGCCCCGCCGACGAGGGCTTCGACGCCCTCCCCGCCCCGGGCAAGCCGCAGGCTCTCGTCGTCGCCCCCACCCGCGAGCTCGCGGTGCAGGTGTCCGGCGACCTCGAGCGGGCCGGCGCCAAGCGCGGCATCCGCGTCCTCACCGTCTACGGCGGCCGGGCCTACGAGCCGCAGATCGAGGCGCTGAAGAACGGGGTCGAGGTCGTCGTCGGCACCCCCGGCCGCCTCATCGACCTGGCCAAGCAGAAGTACCTCGACCTGTCCCGGGCCCGCACCGTCGTCCTCGACGAGGCCGACGAGATGCTCGACCTCGGCTTCCTGCCCGATGTCGAGACGCTCATGGCGCAGACCTCGCCGCAGCGCCAGACGATGCTCTTCTCGGCGACGATGCCCGGCGCGATCGTCGCGCTGGCGCGCCGCTACATGAGCCAGCCGACGCACATCCGCGCGATGGGTGACGACCAGGAGAACGCGCACACCGTCAAGGCGGTCACCCAGCACGTCTACCGGGCGCACGCCCTGGACAAGGTCGAGATGCTCGCGCGCATCCTCCAGGCCGACGGCCGCGGGCTGGCGCTCGTCTTCACCCGGACCAAGCGCACGGCGGCCAAGGTCGCCGAGGAGCTGACCGAGCGCGGCTACGCCGCGGCGGCGATCCACGGCGACCTCGGCCAGGGCGCCCGCGAGCAGGCGCTGCGCGCCTTCCGCAACGGCAAGGTCGACGTCCTCGTCGCGACCGACGTCGCCGCCCGCGGCATCGACGTCGACAACGTCACCCACGTCGTGAACTACCAGTGCCCGGAGGACGAGAAGACCTACGTCCACCGCATCGGCCGTACGGCGCGCGCCGGCAACACCGGCACCGCGGTCACCTTCGTCGACTGGGACGACATGCCGCGCTGGGGGCTGATCAACCGCCAGCTCGACCTCGGCATCCCGGAGCCGGTGGAGACCTACTCCTCCTCCGAGCACCTCTACACCGACCTGTCCATCCCCGCCGACGCCAAGGGCCGGCTGCGCCGCTCGGAGCAGACCCGCGCCGGGCTCGACGCGGAGGAGCTCGAGGACCTCGGCGAGACCGGCAAGGGCGCGGGCCGTCGCGGCCCGAGCGCCCGCGGGGGTCGCGGCGAGCGGACCGAGCGCAGCGAGCCGTCCGAGCGGCCTCAGCGCGCCCCCCGGGAGCGCTCGCGTCGCCGCACCACCCGCGTCGACGGTGCCGTCCTCGCCGAGGGCGGCGAGGCCGGCGAGGTCACGGCGCAGAGCGCCCCCCGCACCGACGGCGTCGACGCCGAGGGCGGCTCGGGCGACGCCCCCAAGCGCCGCCGCCGCCGCGGCGGTCGGGGCCGCTCCGGCAAGGGTGCGGGCGAGGCCGCCGCGCCCGCCGAGGGCTGA
- a CDS encoding TetR/AcrR family transcriptional regulator, producing the protein MSVAEGARPRGQRLPRSARRAQLLEAAQAAFVESGYHAAAMDDIAERAGVSKPVLYQHFPGKLDLYLALLDQTRQEIEQAVRGALTGTTDNRQRVLDCMAVYFDVVSRESAPFRLIFESDLSNDPAVAERIEGVATTCGDALAEVIAADTEMSDADAHLLGMALTGMAQVAARYWLSQGASVPRDEAARLVGQLAWRGIGGFPKVGGPGAEQDPAS; encoded by the coding sequence ATGTCGGTGGCAGAGGGCGCACGCCCACGGGGCCAGCGCCTGCCGCGGTCGGCCCGGCGGGCGCAGCTGCTCGAGGCGGCCCAGGCCGCCTTCGTCGAGTCCGGCTACCACGCCGCCGCCATGGACGACATCGCCGAGCGGGCCGGCGTGTCCAAACCCGTGCTCTACCAGCACTTCCCGGGCAAGCTCGACCTCTACCTCGCGCTGCTCGACCAGACCCGCCAGGAGATCGAGCAGGCCGTCCGCGGCGCGCTCACCGGCACCACCGACAACCGTCAGCGCGTCCTCGACTGCATGGCCGTCTACTTCGACGTCGTCTCCCGCGAGAGCGCGCCGTTCCGGCTGATCTTCGAGTCCGACCTCAGCAACGACCCGGCCGTCGCCGAGCGGATCGAGGGGGTCGCGACGACGTGCGGCGACGCGCTCGCCGAGGTCATCGCCGCCGACACCGAGATGTCCGACGCCGACGCGCACCTGCTCGGGATGGCGCTGACCGGGATGGCGCAGGTCGCTGCGCGCTACTGGCTCTCGCAGGGGGCGAGCGTCCCGCGCGACGAGGCGGCCCGGCTCGTGGGTCAGCTGGCGTGGCGCGGCATCGGCGGCTTCCCCAAGGTGGGCGGCCCCGGCGCGGAACAGGACCCCGCCTCCTAG
- a CDS encoding sigma-70 family RNA polymerase sigma factor has protein sequence MTTTPAYDAAAPPDDRVDDRDEIVRLLATLPEQQRKVVVLRYYADLSEQQVADALGVSVGTVKSTASRALATLRERHPSPRSTR, from the coding sequence GTGACGACGACCCCGGCGTACGACGCCGCCGCCCCGCCCGACGACCGCGTCGACGACCGGGACGAGATCGTCCGGCTGCTCGCGACGCTGCCCGAGCAGCAGCGCAAGGTCGTCGTCCTGCGCTACTACGCCGACCTCAGCGAGCAGCAGGTCGCCGACGCCCTCGGGGTGTCGGTTGGCACGGTCAAGTCCACCGCCAGCCGGGCGCTCGCGACGTTGCGCGAGCGCCACCCGTCGCCGAGGAGCACCCGATGA
- a CDS encoding PHP domain-containing protein: protein MTAPRPRIDLHAHSTASDGTESPAGLVAAAAAAGLDVVAITDHDTTHGWAEAADAVATTGVALVRGIEISCGRRGTSVHLLGYLTDPAAAGLSAELALSRDSRVGRLRRIVERMAAAGIDLTYDEVLAAVPPGATPGRPHIADALVRKGIVAHRDEAFAEWLANDSPFYVGHHAPDPVDAVRLVVEAGGVAVHAHPFTGKPGRQVPEALVEEMAAAGLGGLEAHHRDHDDDAVRRALALAADLDLLVTGSSDWHGSGKRNLLGENTTRPEVLAEIERRSSGTTPVLRP, encoded by the coding sequence GTGACGGCGCCGAGGCCCCGCATCGACCTGCACGCGCACTCGACGGCCAGCGACGGCACCGAGTCACCCGCCGGCCTCGTGGCGGCCGCCGCCGCGGCAGGGCTCGACGTCGTCGCCATCACTGACCACGACACGACCCACGGGTGGGCCGAGGCGGCCGACGCCGTCGCGACCACCGGGGTCGCGCTCGTGCGCGGGATCGAGATCTCCTGCGGTCGGCGCGGCACGTCGGTGCACCTGCTCGGCTACCTCACCGACCCCGCCGCCGCGGGGCTGTCGGCCGAGCTCGCGCTCTCGCGCGACTCCCGCGTCGGCCGGCTGCGCCGGATCGTCGAGCGGATGGCCGCCGCCGGCATCGACCTCACCTACGACGAGGTGCTCGCCGCGGTCCCGCCCGGCGCCACCCCTGGGCGTCCGCACATCGCGGACGCGTTGGTGCGCAAGGGGATCGTGGCCCACCGCGACGAGGCGTTCGCCGAGTGGCTGGCCAACGACAGCCCGTTCTACGTCGGCCACCACGCCCCCGACCCGGTCGACGCGGTGCGGCTCGTCGTCGAGGCGGGCGGGGTCGCCGTCCACGCGCACCCCTTCACGGGCAAGCCCGGCCGGCAGGTGCCCGAGGCGCTCGTCGAGGAGATGGCGGCCGCCGGGCTCGGCGGTCTCGAGGCGCACCACCGCGACCACGACGACGACGCCGTACGGCGCGCCCTCGCGCTCGCGGCCGACCTCGACCTGCTCGTCACCGGCTCGAGCGACTGGCACGGGTCGGGCAAGCGGAACCTGTTGGGGGAGAACACGACCCGGCCCGAGGTGCTCGCCGAGATCGAGCGCCGCAGCAGCGGGACCACGCCCGTCCTGCGGCCCTGA
- a CDS encoding ParA family protein, with amino-acid sequence MPPRKKRPTRSGATVVSVANQKGGVAKTTSVASLGAAFAELGKRVLLVDLDAQACLTFSLGIDPDSVETSVNEVLLGTAPAADAIQPTDDGVDLLPSVIDLAGAEAQLLPRPGREYVLRTALEPVQASYDVVLLDCSPSLGVLTLNALTASQGLVVPMPCEMLSHRGVGQLLDTVADVKRILNPDLEILGILPTMYDGRSHHAQAVLADVGERYGLPVLDPPIPRTIRFAEAPAVGRSILATARSSAAAQAYRDVAGSLLSRI; translated from the coding sequence GTGCCGCCCAGGAAGAAGCGACCCACCCGCTCCGGCGCGACCGTCGTGTCCGTCGCCAACCAGAAGGGCGGCGTGGCCAAGACGACGTCGGTGGCCAGCCTCGGGGCCGCCTTCGCCGAGCTGGGCAAGCGGGTGCTCCTCGTCGACCTCGACGCCCAGGCCTGCCTGACCTTCAGCCTCGGCATCGACCCGGACAGCGTCGAGACGTCGGTCAACGAGGTGCTGCTCGGCACGGCCCCGGCCGCCGACGCGATCCAGCCCACCGACGACGGGGTCGACCTCCTGCCGTCGGTCATCGACCTGGCCGGCGCCGAGGCGCAGCTGCTCCCGCGCCCGGGCCGCGAGTACGTCCTGCGCACCGCGCTCGAGCCGGTCCAGGCGTCGTACGACGTCGTGCTGCTCGACTGCTCACCCAGCCTCGGCGTCCTCACGCTCAACGCCCTGACCGCGAGCCAGGGGCTCGTCGTGCCGATGCCGTGCGAGATGCTCAGCCACCGCGGCGTCGGGCAGCTGCTCGACACCGTCGCCGACGTGAAGAGGATCCTCAACCCCGACCTCGAGATCCTCGGGATCCTCCCGACGATGTACGACGGCCGCAGCCACCACGCACAGGCGGTGCTCGCCGACGTGGGGGAGCGCTACGGCCTGCCCGTGCTCGACCCTCCCATCCCGCGCACCATCCGCTTCGCCGAGGCCCCGGCGGTCGGCCGCTCGATCCTCGCCACCGCGCGCAGCTCGGCGGCGGCGCAGGCCTACCGCGACGTCGCGGGTTCGCTCCTCTCGCGGATCTGA
- a CDS encoding NAD(P)-dependent alcohol dehydrogenase: protein MSIAALAARQSGGPLEPATYEPRALRDDDIRIDVKFAGICHSDIHTVREEWGSAIFPLVPGHEIAGVVAEVGSAVTKYKVGDRVGVGCMVDSCGECEYCKDGQEQFCAKGMTGTYNARDRHDKTPTKGGYAQAVTVSERFAVRIPDGLELDVAAPLLCAGITTYEPLRRFKVGQGTKVAVVGLGGLGHMGVKLAVAMGADVTVLSRSQAKKDDALALGAQHYVATGEEGAFKGLRSSFDLVLNTVSADLDMNDYLATLKPLGALVNVGLPTNPYEVAPFSVVGGSRILAGSNIGGIPATQEMLDFCAEHHLGADIETIDAKDVNEAYDRVVAGDVRYRVVIDTATIPTDGEKFEDAPAS, encoded by the coding sequence ATGAGCATCGCCGCCCTCGCCGCCCGACAGTCCGGCGGTCCCCTCGAGCCGGCCACCTACGAGCCCCGTGCCCTGCGCGACGACGACATCCGCATCGACGTCAAGTTCGCCGGCATCTGCCACAGCGACATCCACACCGTCCGCGAGGAGTGGGGCAGCGCGATCTTCCCGCTCGTCCCCGGCCACGAGATCGCCGGCGTCGTCGCCGAGGTCGGCTCCGCCGTGACGAAGTACAAGGTCGGCGACCGTGTCGGCGTCGGCTGCATGGTCGACTCGTGCGGTGAGTGCGAGTACTGCAAGGACGGCCAGGAGCAGTTCTGCGCCAAGGGCATGACCGGCACGTACAACGCGCGCGACCGCCACGACAAGACGCCGACCAAGGGCGGCTACGCCCAGGCCGTCACCGTCTCCGAGCGCTTCGCCGTCCGGATCCCCGACGGCCTCGAGCTCGACGTCGCCGCGCCGCTGCTGTGCGCCGGCATCACCACCTACGAGCCGCTGCGTCGCTTCAAGGTCGGCCAGGGCACCAAGGTCGCCGTCGTCGGCCTCGGTGGCCTCGGCCACATGGGCGTCAAGCTCGCCGTCGCGATGGGTGCCGACGTCACCGTCCTGTCGCGCTCGCAGGCCAAGAAGGACGACGCCCTCGCCCTCGGCGCCCAGCACTACGTCGCCACCGGCGAGGAGGGCGCGTTCAAGGGCCTGCGCTCCTCGTTCGACCTCGTCCTCAACACGGTCTCGGCCGACCTCGACATGAACGACTACCTCGCCACGCTCAAGCCGCTCGGCGCGCTGGTCAACGTCGGCCTGCCGACCAACCCGTACGAGGTCGCGCCGTTCTCCGTCGTCGGCGGCAGCCGCATCCTCGCGGGGTCCAACATCGGTGGCATCCCCGCCACCCAGGAGATGCTCGACTTCTGCGCCGAGCACCACCTCGGCGCCGACATCGAGACGATCGACGCCAAGGACGTCAACGAGGCGTACGACCGCGTCGTCGCCGGTGACGTGCGCTACCGCGTCGTCATCGACACCGCGACGATCCCCACCGACGGCGAGAAGTTCGAGGACGCCCCCGCGTCCTGA
- a CDS encoding GlsB/YeaQ/YmgE family stress response membrane protein gives MISSIIGAIIVGAIIGALGRLILPGKQNISLVATIVIGIIASLIGGVILGATAYRNANGGIPWLAWIVGAILAAIGITLYGRMTGRGSRV, from the coding sequence GTGATCAGTTCCATCATCGGCGCCATCATCGTGGGCGCGATCATCGGTGCGCTGGGACGGTTGATCCTCCCCGGCAAGCAGAACATCTCGCTCGTCGCGACGATCGTCATCGGCATCATCGCCTCGCTCATCGGCGGCGTGATCCTCGGGGCCACCGCCTACCGCAACGCCAACGGCGGCATCCCGTGGCTCGCCTGGATCGTCGGTGCCATCCTCGCCGCCATCGGCATCACCCTGTACGGCCGCATGACGGGTCGCGGCTCGCGCGTCTGA
- a CDS encoding ferritin-like fold-containing protein → MSDDAHRPAVVDLLGALAYGELMAFSELAKDAEMAPTHTDKAAVARLAVAEFQHYEVITARLRELGEDPGAAVAPFVESFDAFHARTRPSTFLEGLVKAYVGDGIAQDFYREISRYVDADTRSLVEAAMSDVGGAEFVVSRVRAAQREDPRLTGRLALWGRRLVGEALTQAQRVAVERDSLTLILVGGAGGPSADLAEIGRMFARITDEHTHRMQRLGLSA, encoded by the coding sequence ATGAGCGATGACGCGCACCGGCCGGCGGTCGTCGACCTCCTCGGCGCCCTGGCGTACGGCGAGCTGATGGCCTTCAGCGAGCTCGCCAAGGACGCGGAGATGGCGCCCACGCACACCGACAAGGCGGCGGTCGCGCGGCTCGCGGTGGCCGAGTTCCAGCACTACGAGGTCATCACGGCGCGCCTGCGCGAGCTCGGGGAGGACCCGGGGGCGGCCGTCGCCCCGTTCGTCGAGTCGTTCGACGCCTTCCACGCGCGGACCCGCCCCAGCACCTTCCTCGAGGGGCTGGTCAAGGCCTACGTCGGGGACGGCATCGCTCAGGACTTCTACCGGGAGATCTCGCGGTACGTCGACGCCGACACCCGCAGCCTCGTCGAGGCGGCGATGTCCGACGTCGGCGGGGCGGAGTTCGTCGTCAGCCGCGTGCGGGCGGCGCAGCGGGAGGACCCCCGGCTCACGGGTCGGCTCGCGCTGTGGGGGCGGCGGCTGGTGGGCGAGGCCCTGACCCAGGCGCAGCGGGTGGCGGTCGAGCGCGACTCGCTCACGCTCATCCTCGTCGGCGGGGCGGGCGGCCCGAGCGCCGACCTGGCCGAGATCGGGCGGATGTTCGCGCGCATCACCGACGAGCACACGCACCGGATGCAGCGGCTCGGCCTGTCGGCCTGA
- a CDS encoding DUF3107 domain-containing protein, with protein sequence MEVRIGVQNVAREIAFESNQSVEDVESAVSKAIADGGVVTLVDEKGRRYLVPAANIGYVNIGEQEKSRVGFGG encoded by the coding sequence GTGGAGGTCAGGATCGGCGTCCAGAACGTCGCCCGCGAGATCGCGTTCGAGTCGAACCAGAGCGTCGAGGACGTCGAGTCGGCGGTCAGCAAGGCCATCGCCGACGGCGGCGTCGTCACCCTCGTCGACGAGAAGGGCCGGCGCTACCTCGTCCCGGCCGCGAACATCGGCTACGTCAACATCGGGGAGCAGGAGAAGAGCCGCGTCGGTTTCGGCGGCTGA
- the moeB gene encoding molybdopterin-synthase adenylyltransferase MoeB, whose amino-acid sequence MSTSPLADPARRLERPEVERYARHLLLPQVGMEGQERLASARVLVVGAGGLGSPALLYLAAAGVGTIGVVDADVVETSNLQRQVVHRDADVGRPKTSSAADAVARVNPHVRVVEHAVRLDSSTALEVLGGYDVVLDGTDNFPTRYLVNDACALLGIPHVWGSVYRFDGQVSVWWAGHGPCYRCVFPEPPPPGAVPSCAEGGVLGVLCAAIGSVQVTETLKLLLGVGDPLIGRLLVHDALAMTWGEVPVRRDPGCAVCGDAPTVTRETGLVDYDAFCGLPPAGAVAAPSVPLVSATELADSLAGLDAPVLVDVRGEDERAIVSIPGAVAIPLEEFRDGRAFRRPDLGILDLPVVVHCKSGARSAEATRLLLARGYDDVRSLDGGVLAWVRDVDPSLPGY is encoded by the coding sequence GTGAGCACGTCCCCCCTCGCCGACCCCGCGCGGCGGCTGGAGCGACCCGAGGTCGAGCGCTACGCCCGGCACCTGCTGCTGCCCCAGGTGGGGATGGAGGGCCAGGAGCGGCTCGCCTCCGCGCGGGTGCTCGTCGTCGGTGCGGGCGGACTGGGGTCGCCCGCCCTGCTCTACCTCGCGGCCGCGGGCGTCGGCACGATCGGCGTCGTCGACGCGGACGTCGTCGAGACGAGCAACCTGCAGCGCCAGGTGGTCCACCGCGACGCCGACGTGGGCCGGCCGAAGACGTCGTCGGCCGCCGACGCCGTCGCCCGGGTGAACCCGCACGTGCGCGTCGTCGAGCACGCCGTACGGCTGGACTCCTCGACCGCGCTCGAGGTCCTGGGGGGCTACGACGTCGTCCTCGACGGCACCGACAACTTCCCCACCCGTTACCTGGTCAACGATGCCTGCGCGCTCCTCGGCATCCCCCACGTGTGGGGCTCGGTCTACCGCTTCGACGGCCAGGTGAGCGTCTGGTGGGCCGGCCACGGGCCCTGCTACCGCTGCGTGTTCCCCGAGCCGCCGCCGCCGGGCGCGGTGCCGTCGTGCGCCGAGGGCGGCGTCCTCGGCGTGCTGTGCGCCGCGATCGGGTCGGTCCAGGTGACCGAGACGCTCAAGCTGCTCCTCGGGGTCGGCGACCCGCTGATCGGGCGGCTGCTCGTGCACGACGCGCTCGCCATGACCTGGGGCGAGGTGCCGGTGCGCCGCGACCCCGGCTGCGCGGTGTGCGGCGACGCGCCCACGGTCACCCGGGAGACCGGGCTCGTCGACTACGACGCGTTCTGCGGGCTGCCGCCGGCGGGTGCGGTCGCCGCGCCGTCGGTGCCGCTCGTGTCGGCGACCGAGCTGGCGGACTCGCTGGCCGGCCTCGACGCGCCCGTGCTCGTCGACGTGCGCGGCGAGGACGAGCGCGCGATCGTCTCCATCCCCGGGGCGGTCGCGATCCCGCTCGAGGAGTTCCGCGACGGTCGCGCCTTCCGGCGCCCCGACCTCGGGATCCTCGACCTGCCGGTCGTCGTGCACTGCAAGTCGGGCGCCCGCTCGGCGGAGGCCACCCGGCTGCTGCTCGCCCGCGGGTACGACGACGTGCGCAGCCTCGACGGTGGGGTGCTCGCCTGGGTCCGCGACGTCGACCCGAGCCTGCCGGGCTACTGA